A stretch of Miscanthus floridulus cultivar M001 chromosome 13, ASM1932011v1, whole genome shotgun sequence DNA encodes these proteins:
- the LOC136499300 gene encoding uncharacterized protein — MKFMAVPNYTYLKLKILGPDGVFTIGTSFQRAYECEVKCCDHAAAIVASGELATIKKEVTEEAPGPKKSTGSFEPVEGSKEVLIDPGSPEGKVMRIGTTLSSK; from the coding sequence atgaagttcatggccgtccccaactacacctacctcaagctaaagatactGGGCCCCGACGGGGTcttcaccatcggcacctccttccagcgtgcctatgagtgtgaggtcaagTGCTGCGATCACGCtgcagcaatcgtcgcctccggagagctcgccaccatcaagaaggaggtcaccgaagaagcgcccggCCCTAAGAAGTCGACCGGATCTTTCGAGCCGGTGGAAGGCTCCAAagaagtcctcatagatcccgGCAGCCCTGAGGGCAAAGTgatgcgcattggcaccacgctttcctctaaatag